A single window of Sporosarcina sp. 6E9 DNA harbors:
- a CDS encoding IS3 family transposase, with product YNESRRQWNLKKMTPIEYRSHLIAA from the coding sequence TACAACGAATCAAGAAGACAATGGAATCTAAAAAAGATGACTCCGATTGAATATCGAAGCCATCTTATAGCTGCCTAA